One segment of Carya illinoinensis cultivar Pawnee chromosome 1, C.illinoinensisPawnee_v1, whole genome shotgun sequence DNA contains the following:
- the LOC122306678 gene encoding histone-lysine N-methyltransferase SUVR5-like isoform X9 — translation MLLVRPIDEFPQPIAYKTYKVGLKMVKDLTVARRFIMQKLAVGMLNIVDQFHAEALIETARDVRIWKEFAMEASRCTCYSELGRMLLKLQKMILQHYINSYWLQHDFHSWAQGCENAHSAESIEKLKEDLFDFILWKEVNSLWDSPVQPTLGSEWKTWKHEVMKWFSTAHPVSSARDVQLQTSDDLLNTNLQLSKKRPKLEVRRAEPHAFAVETFVSDQAITLEIDSAYSNGQDAVSAATSASQHCKGDKIKEIASPIGTPSFVVNKWDNVVVEPENSELIQTKDMELTPVNEVAATESLEPGSKNRQCIAFIEAKGRQCVRWANDGDVYCCVHLSSRFIGSSAQAGRTASVGNPMCEGTTVLGTRCKHRSLYGSSFCKKHRPQNESKGTLNFPEMLKRKHEEDLPSSETTERKEMAYMGEVESPLQVDPISVMAVDAFHGRNSLTEKPEHPGKDYNGTEKLHCISYYLPDNLNPCLESPRHHSLYCEKHLPSWLKRARNGKDRIISKEVFVDLLRKCCSQEQRLWLHQACELFYKLFKSILSLRNPVPREVQFQWAISEASKDFSIGNFFTKLVYHEIERLRKIWGFSADEIVQVSTSIMEEQVVLPMAVDDSHDDDNAIRCKICSEEFLDNEALGSHWMDIHIKEAQWLFRGYACAICLDSFTSKKVLETHVQERHHVEFVEQCMLLQCIPCGSHFGNTEELWLHVLSVHPVDFMPLKAGQQRNLPGGEDSPQKSELYNTAPVENNTENLGCFQKFICRFCGLKFDLLPDLGRHHQAAHMGPSLVSSHPSRRGIRYYAYRLKSGRLSRPRFKKGLAAASHRIRNRANASMKKHIQASKSLSTVGVTLQPHVTETASLGRLTESHCSAVAKILFSESQKTKPRPNNLDILSIARSACCKVSLVASLEGKYGVLPEHLYLKAAKLCSEHNIQVDWHQEGFICPKGCKAFKDPDSLSPLLPFPCDSVKYEAAQQLDPVNDEWDVDECHYIVDFHHLGQKSMQKAAVLCNDISFGQEPVPVACIANEGVLDSIHIRKDGSDCPNVMPWESFTYVMKLFQDQSAGRDTESLQLGCACPNSTCYPEGCDHVYLFDNDYDEAKDIYGKLMHDRFPYDEKGRIILEEGYLVYECNHMCSCSRTCPNRVLQNGVRVKLEVFKTEKKGWGLRAGEVILRGTFVCEYIGEVLDEKEANKRRHRYRKEGCGYLYDIDAHFNDVNRLIEEQVRYVIDATKYGNVSRFINHSCLPNLVSYQVLVESMDGQRAHIGLYASRDIALGEELTFNYRYELLPGEGYPCHCGASNCRGRLY, via the exons ATGATACTTCAGCATTACATAAATTCTTACTGGCTACAACATGATTTTCACTCTTGGGCACAAGGATGTGAGAATGCACATAGTGCTGAATCCATTGAAAAGCTGAAGGAG gatttgtttgattttattttgtggAAAGAAGTTAACTCTCTCTGGGATTCACCTGTGCAACCCACATTGGGTTCTGAGTGGAAAACCTGGAAGCATGAAGTTATGAAATGGTTTTCAACAGCTCATCCAGTATCCAGTGCCAGAGACGTGCAGCTGCAAACAAGTGATGATCTCTTGAACACAAATCTCCAACTTAGCAAGAAGAGGCCAAAGCTTGAAGTTCGTCGTGCAGAGCCACATGCTTTTGCGGTGGAAACATTTGTATCTGATCAAGCAATAACTCTTGAGATTGACTCTGCATATTCTAATGGTCAAGATGCTGTAAGTGCTGCTACATCAGCATCACAACACTGTAAAGGGGACAAGATAAAGGAGATAGCTTCTCCTATAGGTACACCTAGTTTTGTGGTTAATAAATGGGACAACGTTGTAGTTGAACCTGAAAATTCTGAGTTAATTCAAACCAAAGATATGGAGTTGACACCTGTTAATGAAGTGGCTGCTACTGAATCCTTGGAACCTGGGAGTAAGAACCGACAATGCATCGCTTTTATAGAAGCTAAGGGAAGGCAATGTGTGAGGTGGGCAAACGATGGTGATGTTTACTGCTGTGTGCATTTGTCTTCTCGGTTCATAGGTAGCTCTGCTCAAGCAGGAAGAACTGCCTCGGTTGGTAACCCGATGTGTGAAGGTACCACTGTTCTTGGTACTAGATGTAAGCATCGGTCTCTATACGGCTCCTCATTCTGTAAGAAACACAGACCTCAAAATGAATCGAAAGGGACATTAAATTTCCCAGAGATGCTTAAGAGAAAGCATGAGGAGGACCTTCCCAGTTCAGAAACCACAGAACGCAAAGAAATGGCATATATGGGAGAAGTTGAAAGTCCCCTTCAAGTGGATCCAATCTCAGTCATGGCAGTTGATGCCTTCCATGGAAGGAACAGCTTAACTGAAAAGCCTGAGCATCCTGGCAAGGATTACAATGGAACAGAGAAGCTGCACTGCATAAGCTACTACCTGCCCGATAATCTCAATCCATGTCTGGAAAGTCCAAGGCACCATTCATTATACTGTGAGAAACACCTTCCCAGCTGGCTTAAACGTGCAAGGAATGGTAAGGATAGAATTATATCAAAAGAAGTGTTCGTAGATCTTTTGAGGAAATGTTGTTCACAAGAGCAAAGGTTGTGGTTGCATCAAGCGTGTGAGCTTTTCTACAAGctctttaaaagtattttatcccTGAGAAACCCAGTGCCTAGGGAGGTTCAATTTCAGTGGGCCATATCTGAAGCCTCTAAAGATTTTAGCATTGGCAATTTCTTTACAAAGTTGGTTTACCATGAGATAGAGAGACTCAGAAAGATTTGGGGCTTCAGTGCTGATGAAATTGTGCAAGTTTCCACCTCTATCATGGAAGAACAGGTGGTGTTGCCAATGGCAGTCGATGATAGTCATGATGATGACAATGCTATTAGGTGCAAAATCTGCTCAGAGGAGTTTCTTGACAATGAAGCACTTGGTAGCCACTGGATGGACATTCATATAAAGGAAGCACAATGGCTGTTCAGAGGTTATGCTTGTGCCATCTGCCTTGATTCCTTTACTAGTAAGAAAGTCCTGGAAACACATGTGCAAGAGAGACACCATGTGGAATTTGTGGAACAATGCATGCTTCTCCAGTGTATTCCTTGTGGAAGCCATTTTGGGAACACTGAAGAGTTATGGTTGCATGTCCTTTCAGTTCATCCTGTTGATTTCATGCCATTAAAAGCTGGTCAACAGCGTAATCTGCCTGGTGGTGAGGATTCTCCACAGAAATCTGAGCTCTACAATACAGCTCCTGTGGAGAATAACACTGAGAATCTAGGGTGTTTCCAAAAGTTTATTTGCAGGTTTTGTGGGTTGAAGTTTGATTTACTACCTGATCTTGGCCGTCACCATCAAGCTGCTCATATGGGGCCAAGTTTGGTCAGCTCTCACCCCTCAAGGAGGGGGATACGTTATTATGCTTATAGATTAAAATCTGGAAGACTCAGCCGTCCTAGATTTAAAAAAGGTCTAGCAGCAGCATCACATAGAATCAGGAACAGAGCCAATGCCAGTATGAAGAAACACATTCAGGCATCAAAGTCCCTAAGCACTGTAGGGGTAACTTTACAGCCTCATGTAACTGAGACAGCAAGTCTTGGTAGATTGACAGAATCCCACTGCTCTGCAGTTGCAAAGATTTTGTTTTCTGAATCTCAGAAAACCAAACCTCGGCCTAACAACCTTGATATTTTATCTATTGCTCGTTCTGCTTGCTGCAAGGTCAGTCTTGTAGCATCCCTGGAAGGGAAGTATGGTGTATTGCCAGAACATTTGTATCTGAAGGCAGCCAAGCTCTGCAGTGAGCATAACATTCAAGTTGACTGGCACCAAGAGGGGTTTATATGTCCTAAAGGTTGTAAGGCATTCAAGGACCCAGACTCGCTGTCTCCGCTGTTGCCTTTTCCATGCGACTCTGTGAAGTACGAAGCTGCACAACAATTAGATCCAGTTAATGATGAGTGGGATGTGGACGAGTGCCATTATATTGTTGACTTCCACCATTTGGGACAGAAGTCCATGCAAAAGGCAGCTGTCTTGTGTAATGATATAAGCTTTGGGCAGGAACCAGTTCCAGTAGCCTGCATTGCCAATGAGGGTGTCTTGGATTCTATACACATCCGCAAAGATGGCTCTGATTGCCCAAATGTGATGCCTTGGGAAAGCTTCACATATGTTATGAAGCTGTTTCAAGATCAATCTGCTGGTCGCGATACAGAG AGCTTACAATTGGGTTGTGCCTGCCCAAATTCAACATGCTATCCTGAAGGATGTGATCATGTATATCTCTTCGATAATGACTATGATGAGGCAAAAGACATTTATGGGAAACTCATGCACGACAGGTTCCCATATGATGAGAAAGGCCGGATCATCTTGGAG GAGGGTTACCTTGTTTATGAATGCAATCATATGTGTAGTTGCAGTAGAACCTGTCCTAATAGGGTTTTACAGAATGGAGTAAGAGTGAAGCTGGAAGTCTTCAAAACGGAGAAAAAG GGATGGGGACTCAGGGCAGGTGAAGTAATCCTGCGTGGCACATTTGTATGTGAGTACATTGGGGAGGTCTTGGATGAGAAGGAAGCAAACAAGAGGCGGCACAG GTATAGGAAAGAGGGTTGCGGCTATCTGTATGACATTGATGCTCATTTCAATGACGTGAACAGATTGATTGAAGAACAGGTCCGATATGTGATTGATGCCACAAAATATGGAAATGTTTCCCGGTTCATCAATCACAG CTGCTTGCCAAATCTTGTGAGTTACCAAGTTCTTGTGGAAAGCATGGATGGTCAGCGTGCACACATAGGTCTTTATGCAAGTCGTGAT ATAGCTTTGGGCGAAGAACTGACATTCAACTATCGGTATGAGCTGCTCCCTGGAGAAGGATATCCATGTCACTGTGGAGCTTCCAACTGTCGGGGCCGCCTTTATTAA
- the LOC122306751 gene encoding BTB/POZ domain-containing protein At3g50780-like, translating into MAEIRLTRVEQGQTKIRNVPIAVTPEGFWCCPSPVGFQKTLKAQNPLNKPKPSSPPPKTTVTKKQTPVTERKPTFTPSRPDQRTFVPDTPGLSAPVAAERAPRPKIENLPRKVAIEFGEPGTSDMKVILLGKQGFCVKLSVHKNVLVENSHYIADKLSQPQSGASSLEIEDCEDVEIYVETVGLMYCKEIKQRLIKQSVSRVLRILKVAELLGFNSCMQSCLEYLEAVPWVGEEEEKVVSSVLRLQGEGIGVTPVLKRVSSDASKHPKDTLSQIIDLVLKSNEERGRREMKSVVLKLLRENNSLPSYAGSSDIFNETVYSSCKSCLSSLLSLFRHAAEPGFADKPMDGREPVVKQIALEADNLSWLVEILADRQAADEVALLWAGQQELASLHSKLPILSRYHISCITARLFVGIGRGELLPSKDTRQLLLQTWLEPLINDYSWLQHGCRSFDRKVVEEGIGRTILTLPLEEQQSILLSWLGSFLKAGDKCPNLQRAFEVWWRRTFIRPYVETPGNNFQSDSSMTSPVITLKKQPQE; encoded by the exons ATGGCTGAAATTAGACTTACAAGGGTAGAACAAGGCCAGACGAAGATCAGAAATGTCCCAATTGCAGTGACCCCGGAAGGTTTTTGGTGTTGTCCTTCTCCAGTTGGGTTTCAAAAGACCCTCAAAGCTCAAAACCCTCTAAACAAACCAAAACCCTCCTCACCACCACCCAAGACCACTGTCACCAAGAAACAGACCCCAGTAACTGAAAGAAAGCCAACATTCACCCCATCAAGACCAGATCAGCGAACCTTTGTCCCTGATACACCCGGCCTGAGTGCACCTGTGGCTGCTGAAAGAGCACCAAGAcccaaaattgaaaatttgccAAGGAAGGTGGCAATTGAGTTTGGTGAGCCAGGAACCAGTGATATGAAGGTGATTTTACTTGGAAAGCAGGGATTTTGTGTGAAATTGAGTGTTCATAAGAATGTTCTAGTGGAGAATAGCCATTATATTGCAGACAAGCTTTCTCAACCACAGTCTGGTGCGTCATCTCTTGAAATTGAGGATTGTGAGGATGTTGAGATATATGTTGAAACTGTGGGACTAATGTATTGCAAAGAAATTAAGCAACGACTGATCAAGCAAAGTGTCTCTCGCGTACTCCGCATTCTTAAG GTTGCAGAACTACTTGGTTTCAACTCTTGCATGCAGTCATGTTTAGAATACTTGGAAGCTGTCCCTTGGgttggtgaagaagaagaaaaggtggTTTCGTCTGTCCTACGACTCCAGGGTGAGGGTATCGGTGTCACCCCAGTATTGAAGCGAGTTTCTTCTGATGCCTCCAAACACCCGAAAGACACACTTTCACAGATAATTGACCTCGTTCTCAAAAGCAATGAGGAGCGAGGCCGAAGGGAAATGAAATCAGTAGTGCTGAAGCTTCTTAGGGAGAATAACAGTCTCCCAAGCTATGCAGGTTCATCTGATATCTTCAATGAAACCGTTTATAGCTCATGCAAAAGCTGCTTGAGTTCTCTTTTGTCTTTGTTTAGGCATGCTGCTGAACCAGGGTTTGCTGATAAACCTATGGACGGCAGAGAACCTGTAGTGAAGCAAATAGCTCTAGAGGCTGATAACCTTTCATGGTTGGTCGAGATTTTAGCTGACAGGCAAGCAGCAGATGAAGTTGCACTATTGTGGGCTGGCCAGCAAGAGTTGGCTTCCCTACATTCAAAGCTGCCCATTCTGTCTCGTTATCACATTAGCTGCATTACAGCAAGGCTATTTGTTGGCATCGGAAGAGGCGAGCTCCTGCCATCAAAGGACACCCGTCAATTGCTATTACAAACGTGGTTAGAACCATTGATTAATGACTACAGCTGGTTACAACATGGGTGCAGATCATTTGATAGAAAGGTTGTGGAGGAAGGAATTGGGAGGACAATCCTCACCCTGCCTCTAGAGGAGCAGCAGAGCATATTGCTTTCTTGGTTGGGAAGTTTTTTGAAGGCCGGTGATAAGTGCCCAAATCTTCAGAGAGCCTTTGAGGTCTGGTGGCGGAGGACATTCATCAGGCCTTACGTCGAAACTCCAGGTAATAATTTCCAGTCAGATAGCTCAATGACATCACCAGTAATAACCCTGAAGAAACAACCGCAGGAGTGA